Proteins from a single region of Ziziphus jujuba cultivar Dongzao chromosome 1, ASM3175591v1:
- the LOC107418828 gene encoding probable small nuclear ribonucleoprotein F, with product MATIPVNPKPFLNNLTGKTVAVKLKWGMEYKGFLVSVDSYMNLQLANTEEYIDGQFSGNLGEILIRCNNVLYLRGVPEDEEIEDAERD from the exons ATGGCT ACGatacccgttaacccgaaaccTTTCTTGAACAATTTGACTGGAAAGACGGTGGCTGTGAAACTCAAGTGGGGAATGGAGTACAAAG GTTTTCTTGTCTCAGTAGATTCATACATGAACTTGCAG TTGGCTAACACTGAAGAGTATATTGATGGACAATTCTCTGGAAATCTGGGTGAGATTTTGATAAG ATGTAACAATGTTCTCTATCTTCGTGGAGTACCAGAggatgaagaaattgaagatgctgAGCGAGACTAA
- the LOC107415205 gene encoding uncharacterized protein LOC107415205 encodes MTELDHKNINEFDDAEDADEALSLSELPLNEDNELSSEEAQEIITCRPQNRRSSSETPEFFEFFSDVSSDSIMCSAEDIIYCGKLVPFNQQQQQQQHSLLINSSTVKVEDKKHITAFRRRSESLSQIESSSVTRSDSTKTKLMMRNSRSLDYRKLHRPSMVSPDHPEMERNSSVKSVGKSDFSIKKVIKPRWCFLMFGIAKVPAEMDLSDIKSRQFRRNHPSTLFPPVENPSVSRSSSGGGKASWKLLKALSCKDHASVAVTASLCAPQA; translated from the coding sequence ATGACGGAATTAGATCACAAAAACATTAATGAATTTGATGACGCAGAAGATGCAGATGAAGCACTTTCTCTCTCAGAACTTCCACTCAACGAAGACAACGAGCTGAGTAGTGAAGAAGCCCAAGAAATCATCACGTGCAGGCCGCAAAACCGTCGTTCATCATCGGAGACACCGGAGTTCTTCGAGTTCTTCAGCGATGTCAGTTCCGACAGCATCATGTGTTCCGCCGAAGACATTATCTACTGCGGCAAACTCGTACCTTtcaatcaacaacaacaacaacaacaacactcGCTTCTCATCAACAGCAGTACTGTCAAAGTGGAAGATAAGAAACATATCACAGCTTTTCGACGACGGTCGGAATCCTTGTCCCAGATTGAAAGCTCATCCGTGACACGTTCTGACAGTACCAAGACCAAGCTCATGATGAGGAACAGCCGCTCTCTCGATTATCGGAAACTTCACCGACCTTCCATGGTGTCGCCGGACCACCCGGAGATGGAGAGGAATTCATCGGTGAAGAGTGTTGGAAAATCcgatttttcaattaaaaaggTAATAAAACCAAGGTGGTGTTTTCTAATGTTCGGAATTGCCAAAGTTCCGGCTGAAATGGATCTCAGCGATATCAAAAGCAGGCAATTCAGGCGGAACCACCCTTCGACGCTATTTCCTCCGGTAGAAAATCCATCGGTGAGTAGAAGCTCCTCCGGTGGTGGTAAAGCATCATGGAAATTGCTCAAGGCATTGAGCTGCAAAGACCATGCAAGTGTTGCTGTAACGGCGTCGCTTTGTGCTCCTCAAGCATGA
- the LOC107417890 gene encoding (DL)-glycerol-3-phosphatase 2 gives MANPSVGVSDRLPITHVIFDMDGLLLDTEKFYTEVQEIILARYNKTFDWSLKAKMMGKKAIEAARVFVEESGIGDSLTAEDFLIEREAMLQNLFPTSELMPGASRLIKYLHAKGIPFCLATGTHKRHFELKTQRHGEVFSLMHHIVLGDDPEVKQGKPSPDIFLAAAKRFEGGSVDPHKVLVFEDAPSGVQAAKNARMSVVMVPDPRLDSSYHDKADQVLSSLLDFNPEDWGLPPFENPVD, from the exons ATGGCCAATCCGTCCGTAGGCGTTTCTGACAGGTTGCCCATCACTCACGTTATCTTCGACATGGACGGTCTTTTACTTG ACACAGAGAAGTTCTATACTGAAGTCCAGGAAATTATACTTGCTAGATATAACAAAACCTTCGATTGGTCTCTCAAGGCCAAAATGATGGGAAAGAAAGCAATAGAGGCTGCTAGGGTCTTTGTTGAAGAGTCAGGAATTGGTGACTCTCTTACCGCTGAGGATTTTCTTATAGAAAGAGAGGCAATGCTTCAAAATTTGTTTCCAACAAGCGAGCTCATGCCAG GGGCCAGCCGCTTGATCAAATATCTTCATGCAAAAGGAATACCATTTTGCTTGGCAACAGG AACACACAAGCGGCATTTTGAGTTGAAAACACAGAGACATGGTGAAGTTTTTTCATTGATGCATCATATTGTTCTCGGTGATGATCCAGAAGTTAAACAAGGCAAGCCATCACCAGATATATTTCTTGCAGCAGCCAAGAGATTTGAG GGTGGCTCAGTAGATCCGCACAAGGTTCTTGTGTTTGAAGATGCTCCCTCAGGAGTTCAAGCAGCTAAAAATGCTAGGAT GTCTGTTGTTATGGTTCCAGATCCAAGGCTGGATAGCTCTTACCATGACAAAGCAGACCAAGTTCTGAGCTCGCTGTTGGATTTCAACCCAGAGGATTGGGGTTTACCACCATTTGAAAACCCAGTCGACTAA
- the LOC107416081 gene encoding auxin-responsive protein IAA33, whose protein sequence is MMNDFDSQRQDSLKRSWQQEMRRQQIVGGGCGGGAIPPSSNFTGNPNNIGHGFPSGLLDHDDLVSTVVPAVTVVLEGRSICQRISLHKHASYKSLAKALRQMFVDGGDNSVTSDSDLDLSNAVPGHVIAYEDIENDLLLAGDLNWKDFVRVAKRIRILPAKANSRKGRSGMV, encoded by the exons ATGATGAACGATTTTGATTCGCAACGACAAGACTCGTTGAAAAGGAGTTGGCAGCAGGAGATGAGGAGGCAGCAGATTGTTGGTGGTGGTTGTGGTGGTGGTGCAATTCCACCTTCTTCTAATTTTACGGGAAACCCTAATAATATTGGCCATGGCTTCCCAAGTGGGCTGCTTGATCACGACGATCTCGTCTCGACGGTGGTTCCCGCTGTCACGGTGGTGCTGGAAGGCCGTTCGATCTGCCAACGCATTAGTCTCCATAAGCATGCAAGCTACAAAAGCCTCGCCAAAGCTCTCCGACAAATGTTTGTGGACGGTGGGGATAATTCCGTCACATCTGACAGTGATCTTGATCTTTCAAACGCTGTTCCTGGTCATGTCATTGCTTATGAAGACATCGAAAATGATCTCCTTCTTGCCGGCGACCTCAATTGGAA GGATTTTGTACGCGTTGCAAAGAGAATCCGAATACTGCCAGCCAAGGCAAATTCAAGAAAAGGAAGATCAGGAATGGTTTAA
- the LOC107433172 gene encoding histone H4: MSGRGKGGKGLGKGGAKRHRKVLRDNIQGITKPAIRRLARRGGVKRISGLIYEETRGVLKIFLENVIRDAVTYTEHARRKTVTAMDVVYALKRQGRTLYGFGG, from the coding sequence ATGTCAGGGAGAGGAAAAGGAGGCAAGGGATTGGGAAAGGGAGGAGCGAAACGGCACCGCAAGGTCCTGAGGGACAACATCCAGGGGATCACTAAGCCAGCCATTAGACGTCTGGCTAGGCGTGGCGGCGTCAAGCGTATCAGTGGCCTCATCTACGAGGAGACTCGTGGCGTCCTCAAGATCTTCCTCGAGAACGTGATCCGCGACGCCGTCACTTACACCGAGCACGCTCGCCGGAAGACCGTCACCGCCATGGACGTTGTCTATGCTCTCAAGAGGCAGGGCCGTACTCTCTACGGTTTCGGAGGCTAA